In Canis lupus dingo isolate Sandy chromosome 1, ASM325472v2, whole genome shotgun sequence, a single genomic region encodes these proteins:
- the TRAPPC3L gene encoding trafficking protein particle complex subunit 3-like protein isoform X3 codes for MSRNRFQPIHWEPSLRLWNFMQAFPLQLKTFRYFALRSERCILDPLELTSVRDVAFKMYLGITPSVTCNNSSRTEFSLILDKNPLVEFVEELPAGRSSLCYCNLLCGIIRGALEMVHLAADVTFLQDTLKGDRVTEIGITFLKKLDEKKYRRKK; via the exons ATGAGCAGAAATAGGTTTCAGCCAATTCACTGGGAGCCAAGTCTCCGATTGTGGAATTTCATGCAGGCTTTTCCTTTGCAGCTTAAGACGTTTCGCTATTTTGCCTTAAGATCTGAAAGATGCATTTTGGATCCCCTGGAGCTGACGAGTGTCAGAGAT gTTGCCTTTAAGATGTACTTGGGGATTACACCCAGTGTGACCTGTAACAATTCAAGCAGAACTGAATTTTCCCTGATCCTAGACAAGAATCCGCTGGTGGAGTTTGTGGAAGAGCTCCCTGCCGGGCGATCCTCTCTGTGCTACTGCAATTTACTCTGTGGGATTATCAGAGGTGCCCTGGAAATG gTTCATTTGGCTGCTGATGTTACATTCTTGCAAGACACACTGAAAGGCGACCGTGTGACAGAAATAGGAATAACATTTCTGAAAAAGCTAGATGAGAAAAAATACAGAcggaaaaaatga
- the CALHM5 gene encoding calcium homeostasis modulator protein 5 isoform X2 has translation MDAFQGILKFFLNQKTVIGYSFMALLTVGSERLFSLVAFKCPCSKENVAYGLVFLVAPAWVLLILGFFLNSRSWRLFTGCCVNPRKIFPKGHSCRFFHVLGQITLSSLVAPMMWLSVALLNGTFYECAMSGTKSSKLLGLICKDKPRECWDELHKVSCGKTSLTAADSEELKLSLQAQSQVRKDRLLFPPRRSSKDSRSVLLPGTAEPQSCGHVVTLNENWDMTQPAHHLRKSYFGDSRMVPDLFSIFLLSARHLLRSLPI, from the exons ATGGATGCTTTTCAGgggattttaaaattcttcctcaACCAGAAGACTGTTATCGGCTACAGCTTTATGGCTCTGCTGACCGTGGGCAGTGAGCGGCTCTTTTCCCTTGTGGCCTTTAAGTGTCCCTGCAGCAAGGAGAACGTGGCCTATGGGCTGGTGTTCCTGGTCGCCCCTGCCTGGGTGTTGCTGATCCTGGGATTTTTCCTGAACAGCAGGTCGTGGAGGCTCTTCACAGGCTGCTGTGTGAACCCCAGGAAAATCTTCCCCAAAGGCCACAGTTGCCGCTTCTTCCATGTCCTGGGCCAGATCACGCTGAGTTCCCTGGTGGCTCCGATGATGTGGCTCTCCGTGGCTCTGCTCAATGGGACTTTTTATGAATGTGCCATGAGCGGGACCAAAAGCTCGAAACTCCTGGGCCTGATCTGCAAGGACAAGCCCCGGGAGTGCTGGGATGAGCTGCACAAAGTCTCTTGTGGCAAAACCAGCCTGACAGCCGCGGACAGCGAAGAACTGAAGCTGTCCCTGCAAGCCCAGTCCCAGGTAAGAAAGGACAGGCTGCTCTTTCCCCCCCGCAGGAGCTCCAAGGACTCTCGCTCCGTCCTCCTTCCAGGCACAGCCGAGCCGCAATCCTGCGGGCACGTTGTGACACTAAATGAAAACTGGGACATGACGCAGCCTGCACACCATCTCCGGAAAAGCTATTTTGGAG attctAGGATGGTGCCTGATTTGTTCAgcatctttcttctctctgctcgCCACTTGTTACGCTCGCTGCCGATCTAA
- the CALHM5 gene encoding calcium homeostasis modulator protein 5 isoform X1, whose amino-acid sequence MDAFQGILKFFLNQKTVIGYSFMALLTVGSERLFSLVAFKCPCSKENVAYGLVFLVAPAWVLLILGFFLNSRSWRLFTGCCVNPRKIFPKGHSCRFFHVLGQITLSSLVAPMMWLSVALLNGTFYECAMSGTKSSKLLGLICKDKPRECWDELHKVSCGKTSLTAADSEELKLSLQAQSQILGWCLICSASFFSLLATCYARCRSKVSYLQLSFWKTYAQKEKEQLENTFLEYANKLSERNLKCFFENKRPDVFPMPSFAAWEAASELHSFHQSRQHYSTLHRVVEDGLELSPEDDETTMVLVGTAHSV is encoded by the exons ATGGATGCTTTTCAGgggattttaaaattcttcctcaACCAGAAGACTGTTATCGGCTACAGCTTTATGGCTCTGCTGACCGTGGGCAGTGAGCGGCTCTTTTCCCTTGTGGCCTTTAAGTGTCCCTGCAGCAAGGAGAACGTGGCCTATGGGCTGGTGTTCCTGGTCGCCCCTGCCTGGGTGTTGCTGATCCTGGGATTTTTCCTGAACAGCAGGTCGTGGAGGCTCTTCACAGGCTGCTGTGTGAACCCCAGGAAAATCTTCCCCAAAGGCCACAGTTGCCGCTTCTTCCATGTCCTGGGCCAGATCACGCTGAGTTCCCTGGTGGCTCCGATGATGTGGCTCTCCGTGGCTCTGCTCAATGGGACTTTTTATGAATGTGCCATGAGCGGGACCAAAAGCTCGAAACTCCTGGGCCTGATCTGCAAGGACAAGCCCCGGGAGTGCTGGGATGAGCTGCACAAAGTCTCTTGTGGCAAAACCAGCCTGACAGCCGCGGACAGCGAAGAACTGAAGCTGTCCCTGCAAGCCCAGTCCCAG attctAGGATGGTGCCTGATTTGTTCAgcatctttcttctctctgctcgCCACTTGTTACGCTCGCTGCCGATCTAAAGTTAGCTACCTTCAGCTGAGTTTTTGGAAGACATATGCacaaaaggagaaggagcagTTGGAAAATACATTCCTGGAGTACGCCAACAAGCTGAGCGAGAGAAACCTGAAATGCTTTTTTGAAAACAAGAGGCCAGATGTCTTCCCTATGCCCTCCTTTGCGGCCTGGGAGGCTGCTTCAGAGCTGCATTCTTTCCACCAGAGCCGGCAACATTACAGTACCCTGCATAGGGTGGTGGAAGATGGCCTGGAACTTAGCCCTGAGGACGATGAGACCACAATGGTGCTTGTGGGTACTGCCCACAGTGTGTAG